Within the Mauremys reevesii isolate NIE-2019 linkage group 2, ASM1616193v1, whole genome shotgun sequence genome, the region TGCGGCATTATCCAGTGCAATTGCTACTGGTTCAGAGGTCGAAAATGGGCCTACATAAACAGACAAGTGTCCAACCCTCTAGTTAGTCTCTTTTAAGACCGAGTAAATAATTCATAACAAATTATTGAtatgatgaattttgctgccttcTCTCCTTTAATGGAATATGAGCAGTTTATGATTCTCATGAATGTAGTATTTCTCCTAAAATCAAGGTGAATAAAAATCAATGGTTGTTTCAAAATCAAGAAACCCaaaaagggattttttaaaaattaaattggattatttttatttaaattaaaaacaggtttattttttgaaaaacaaacctATGGGagattaaatttgaaattatgagaACCCATGTTAATGCCTAAACTTGCAATAGCTTAGTAaagtcatttaaattaaataataaatattaagaaGTCCATGTCTGCTGCCAAGTTTTAATGGAAATCAAACCACTGAACTCGTGGCAGTCTTTGGTTGGAACCAGTTTGCTGAAATGGTAAATCAGCTTTCGACAGGAGCAGCCTCTTCTGCAGGCACAGAAAgactattttcttcatttcagttgatTGAGCTAGTTGAGCTCAATAACAATTTCATTCAAATTTCAGAAActgactgggaatggaaaaagaaggaaagctttttttcctcttccagtcTATAAATAAATACTAGACGTGAGGGGATCAGATCTGTTAGTTCTAAAATCTAATGGACACGATGACCATATACAATCAGTTCATTTCAGTAACTGCAGATACTTCcttaaatcagttagttttaaatgaaaaatatgtttCAGTAAATGCAGCACATTGAAGGTAGATTTATTCAATTAAGAAACAAatggaaaatgctgtttttgtgcatttttaagtgCATTTGAATTTCCATCGAAACTGTGCGTggacaaatcacaagtaaaaaatctATCATCGTCTAGGAAATAAATGCATCATTTGCCATTTTCcaacataataaaaatgtaaacattagatacaagaaatgtaaattaaacCATATAACTGCTTAATTAAATGTACATAGATATACTGTACCATCATGGTTAGCCAAAGAAAAATTACCACATTTAGTGTAAATACTATATAGATGCAAGTCAACATTTTTTAATGATTCTCAGCTAATGAGAATCAACCtatcattaggaaaataactaaaaagtaaaaatgcaaaacatgattaaaatcaatGGTGTAAATCAATCCACCTGGCTAGGGATGGAAAAGCCTCCTGGCTCATTTCCCACCCCAGGAAGGGCTGATCCTTGATCCAAGGTCTAGGACTGGGCTCCTCACTCTGCACTGAAAGCCCAGATCTAAACTCTAGGAATTTGGATCTGGCCATTGATGGCCCAGTGCTGCACAGCACTCACAGAGTGGCTTTTCCTTGGTAaatctcacagtgctttacaatagtAAGTATTAGAGCCTCATTTTACTGCTGgggactgaaacacagagaggggaaatggcttgcccaaggtcccataaGTCAACAAGAAAACCGCCAATGAAAGCCAAGAGTCATGAGTCCCTCCCCTATAGGCCTTGGCTTGTCAGGCTTCAGGAATGTGTGTGAGGTGCTAGGAGACCTTGAGACGGGAGGTGTCCTGCCCACGGTATGTCAGTGATCTGGACCCCGGCTGCTTGCCTGAGTTGATCCATCCCTTAGCAgggcattgtgagctccctttCCAGCCCCACTTGGTGTGGGAGAGTGAGGAAGAGGGCCAGAGCCTGACCTACGCTGAGCATCTGCCACCCAGCACTGCAACATCTAGAGCTAGTGAGTGGCATGGagcatttaataataataatttgagatctacctatctcataaaactagaagagaccctgaaaggtcatcgagtccagccccctgccttcactagcaggaccaagtactgattttgccccagattcctaagtgcccCCTCAAccattgagctcacaaccctgggtttagcaggctaatgctcaaaccactcaactatccctcccccttcaaaGGCTtccctggtctgcttggggaggggcagaaatgggaatggggatgggggggaatctCATCCAAGTGAGACTAGATTTATTAACACAGCCCCATGTTGCCCTTCACTCTGGGCCTGGGCGGCGTGTTACTTGCAGGGTGTTCTCCAGAGCCACCTCCAGTATGGTGGAAATAGCCCAGCAATAggactcccagcccttcccttgtaggagactgttccccaggctgagagtctctggGGGGCCCAGACCGTGCCAgctgctgaacacccacaacccCAATCAGTGGCAACTGAGGGGGACTCATGCCTCATATGATTGGGACCTTGTGAAGTTTAGCTGGGGACGAGTTCCCAGAGGAAGCTCAGACGCCTTCCCAGGTTCTGTTCTTTCTCTAGCCTGGGAGGGCCTGTGatcttgggggggaggagggagctgcttgtccaaaCAGCCTGAATACCCCACTGCTCTGACAGGATGAGACTcccccagtgtcacagagcctcagtggggagggggaacttTGGGAGCAGCttgtgctgtgagctgctgccagtgtGTGTAGATTGCCATCCCTGTACCCCATGGTGGGGCGTGCAGTGAGGGGGTGCTGCCCCAGTGGGAGGAAGCTAGGGGAAGAGCAGGCAGGCCCATTAGTGAGAGGCTGCCTTTTCCTCAGACTCATGGCTGGTCtccactcagttccaggatggagagGCTCAGGCAGATGCTGGGGAAGAAGGCTGCGGAGGTGGCTCCAGAGCTGGTGGGAAGCAGCTGCTGTCTTCCCCAGGAGGAGAgaggcccctctgtccccgctgGTGAGGAAGCAGCTTGTGGCCAGGCCAAGCAGTGCAAGTACCTGGCGTTCTGGAGGAGGAAGACACCTTCTGGGCCAACATGGAGGTGGCCCagggtgcagctgtgcaggaCGGACACAGGGCAGAGCGGGAGCCAGGCAAGGTGGCTCGGGGGCTTCCtctccaggaagcagaggagccaggagagCAGTTccagggcccaggaggaggcagctCTCTGCCTGGCCCCCAGCCTGTCCAGGGCAGGAGATTGGCCACTGCTGCTCTAGCACCAGCAGCTCTGCCTATTCCCAAGGGGCCAGCAAGACAATCCTAGTCCTGCTCCAGGGCATGTCACTTTGGCCTCCTAAATTTGGGCTGGCCCCTGTGCCCCTGAAGGAAACAGCCCTGAGACCCCACAGGATCAATGGGGAAAATCCTCAAAGCGCTAAGCCCAAGACCCTCAGACCTGTCCCAACGCCCCCCAGACAGGACAGGAGTGCTGAGTTCCAGTGTCTGAAAGCGGAAGAGAAGAGGTTAAATGCTCCATGTCCTCTCCCTGCTGGAGCAGGAAGCAGGTTCTGGGGGTCGCCCCAGCATTGCTGCTGCTGACACggctttctccctgctccccagcacttgCAGCTGTGGATCTGCTCTCCCCGGGACCAGGAGAGGAGCTGAGCTGTGAGTGCCAGCGCCCAGCTCTTCATGTTCTATCGACTCAAAGCAATCACCGAGGTGAgcagcacagaccctgctgccccccacagcaCTCACGGGGGTAAGAGGGAGGTACAGACAGAGCTGGGCTCACCCCAACCCATGCCCTGATTTTCTGTTCAGTGGCCCATTAGGACCTGAAACCCATGGCAGAGCAGGGCTACATGGCCGGGCTGCTGACAAGCCAGGCCTTGGATGTTCAAGAGGCCACCAGATACTGGGCATCTCAGGCTCTCTACTGGCTCTTCACACCTTGCAAAGGTAAGATGGAGCGGAAGCAGTCGCCACTTCTCAGCCCTCACAGCCCCGGCCGTTACCTAGCGAGCAGGGCTACAGAGAGAACATGGCGCCTTCATCCCATCCCTGACCAGAGGGACACAGAGTAGAAGTGGGTTGTTACCTACCAGGCTGACCTGGCATCTGCCCTTCACCAGGTGCCTGGGcccatctgggacctcccctgatcccaccccaaccccaacacACCTTCTACAGCAGGGAGAAGGGTGGGCAGTTGGCCCAGGAGCCAGCTGAGAGCTCACCCTAGCTGGGcgttcccagctgcggctggagTCTGACTCTTTGGCACCTCTGACCTGGCTCGATGTGGAGAAGAAAGAATCCGGCCCCGAGAGCTTTGCCTGAGCGCTGCTGGTTTCTTGTGCCTCCATCGTGCACACCAAGACAGGGGCGGTGGCGACCGTGCTGAGCAAGACGCAGAAGGATGCTAGCTGCAGAGAGAGCCCTGCCCATGTTGCTATGGTGAGTAAAAGAGACTGTGGCTGGAGAGACAGACACACCCATGGGAAAGGGGGGTTATTGTCTCCTTCCCTCGATGGGGAACCGGCAGATGGAAATTCCTGGGTATGGGCTCCAATGCCCAGTCACATAGCCCTGGGCACAGGCTGCCAGTGCCTCTGTCCCCGTTCCCTGAAGAGCAAACCCACCTCCCCGGGCCGGGGCTCACTGCTCAGACTCGGCCTGTGACTTTCCCTGCAGCTCATCGCAAAGAAACCTGCTGTCGCGTGACCTCACGCCCTTCAgcttcaccctgctgctgggccTGCTGGAGAAGGGGGAGTGTGCTGACCAGCTGGCGGGCATCATGGAGGCGGTGCTGAGAGAGAAAGAATCAGAGGTACAGGGCCAAGGAATGGCTGGGCATTGGACATCTTGGGCAGCTCCCTCTTGCCCCGTTGCTAGAATTCCTGGGGCACAAGGGAGGATGTGGAGGGGAGACGTCCCTTCTCACCATCATTGATCAATGGGACCCATCCATCCCCTGTGTGCAGGGTGGCCGCTGGGCACAGCCCTGTAATGGTTTGCAGTCTTTGATGCCAGGGGTCTGGCTTGCCCGGCTCACTCCCTGGGAAATGTGCCCTGTCTCTAGACTCATCCCGCAGCTGGGGGTACAGAGCCTACAGTGGGGTCCCCCGTGTCCACTGACTCTTTGCCCAGTGGACACGGATTGACATTGAGGATGGAAATGCATCCTGGATGCTTAGATCCCACTCTGGTGCTGAAGCAGCCCAGGCGTGCTGTTGCAAGGGGAGGTACAGCCGGGATatccaggggtgtgggggggtgtcactgGGCAGCAGGATTGGGACCCTTAGTGCTACAAAGCTGGATCAGGGGGTGGAGGTTTCAAGGTATCAAACCCTCTTTGGCTCAGTCACTCGCTAGGAGAGTTTATCCATGGCCTCCGCTGGGCCATGTAACCGCTGACTTGTTTCTGAGTCTGTCCATCTCCTCCTGGCCCTTGTCTGCCAGACACCCACAGCGGGGGTAGGGTCTCagcccctgctttgcctccacagGTGCAGGATCTGCACACGGCTCTTTCCTCCACACTGAGCCCACCCCGGTCGGGGGGATGGCTGAGTGACGGGACGAGAGACCAGACAGCACACCAAGGCCACGGTCAGCATCCTCCTGCAGATGCCCTGGCCTTACGAGCGGTGAGCGCCGTACCCGGGAAAAGGATAGACACCCCCCTCCAGCCTCCGAGCCCCCCCTTAATGGGGATCACTCCACAGCACCATGGCTACACGCAGCACAGACCCTCCCCTTGCACACAGGCCCCcagggagcagccctgccccGGCATGTGTCACCATTCACCTCCCTGTCCCTTGGAGGGCTCCGTGTGCTCTGGGACTTCCTGCTCAGGGCTCCCCCAGCTGAGCTATTCCTAACACACCTGTCACCCTCCCCCACTTAGTTCTGTGCTAACCCCGTCCCAGTTCAGCTGTGCAATTGCTTGGCTGGCTGGAGGCCAGAACAGTCTTCCAGGGACCCCCCATCACAACACAGGGCAGGAGAGACCCCATATGCGCAGGGTCAGCCCCTCTGTCAGCATGGCCGCCCGTTCCCAGCAGGGCATCcttccaggctgaggcaggagaggggccagcCTAACTGCATCGCCCCACAGAAGCCCCTACACTGAGCATGTCCCCGCAGGggcacccctccccacagctgggaAATGCCCTTTCCCCCCTGGAATCTCAGCCTGgtatcttcctcatccccacacACCTTTAGATGCCTCATCCCACCCCGAGAGGCTGGTCTTCTCCGATTCACCAGCCTGCCAGGTTCCCCCGGGCCAGCAGCGCCTTCCCTGCATTCTGCCCAGAGCCGACAAGCACAGCGCCCATTTTACAGCCTtctccaaccccctaccccagagccATGGCGTGGCCAGAACTGGAGCCTTGTTCCTCCtgaaccccccatcccctgccccatggggaaggagctcctgctctccttgcccacagcccccactctGTGCCCCCCCAGCTCAGGAGATCCAGCCCAGCACCTAGccctagcccctccccccaagggtgggcacctcctcacacacaccagcccccacccctatgcctggagtcactgctttcccccaTGGGGGCTCTAACCACAGCCCCTCTGGTTCCCATCAGAAGAAGGcagcgagggagggagggggcccccGCCAGCTGGGAGACGTGAGTCTGGCCACCTCCGCCCGTCCCTTGCTGTGACACAGCGCCCCCTGGCAGTGCCCAGGCAGGAGGGTATGAACCCCTTAGGACTGGCCAGTGCCTGAAAGGCCTTGAGGTCAGCCACGAGCAGGCTCAACCTGCTGCTTCTGGCCCGTTACCCCTCGCAGGGCATCATCCCCGGTGTGCACCAACTGGGCCCGTCCTCTGTGTTAATTCCTTCCCTGCCGTCCCTCTGTCCGTCACAGCCAGGCCAAGGCCATCTGGAGATTCCTAGGTGCAGACCCCACGCTGACCAGGGAGGTACTGCACATCCTGCTGTGTGACAGCCCGGAGAAGGGCCAGGCTAACGCTAGACAGAGccaggacaggagctgcccccagccagcctggctgcccccggcGGTAAGTTCCCAGTGCTGGCATTCAGCCCTCTTTCCCGGCTGCATTCTACACACGGCCACGGCCTTCTGACTGTATCTTGTTCCCTTCCAGACCACACTTGGCCTCGCTCTGGAGCccagtggggcagagatgggagggggtggCCGGGACCAGGCCGGATTCCGGCATGTGCAGGGTTGTCATGCACACGTCAGCACGAGCTCTTGTTCTCTCCCAGGGCCATGGTGACCCACCCAAAGCAGGCCCTGAAGAGCATCCCGTGGCTCCTTCTTCCCAGCCTCCAGGGCAGCCAGGAGGGCGAACGCATGGCCTGCACTGTCCTGTTGGCAGAGGTGAGCCTGGAGGACCAGGAGGAGGGTTAACAAGGCCCAGAAGCTGATGGAGCAAGAGACCAATAGCTGCTCAGCCAATGAGAGATGGTCCCGGTGGTGTATTGCTTGTAAATTAATCCCTCTGCGtggggctctgtggtggggtttgggagcaccCCACTGGAACCAGAGGGAGCTCTCTGCCCTGCTCGTGTCACTTCTGTTAAGCTCAGCTGAAGCCAGCCTCTCGTGAACAGCAGTCGGTACAGATGTAAGTCACCCCCGGCCACTAATCAtactcccttccccttcctccagccAGACTAGGACCCACTGGCCTTGCCCAGCCCTCTCTGACAGCTCCTTTCTGTCCCTTTAGTTCCTCGGCAGCCCCCTGCTGATGGGGAATGAGCCCAAGGCCATGTGGAAGCAGGTTGTGAAGGCCATGCTGCAGCGGACAGAGGACAGCAACATCCACATTCGAGGCAGAGGGCTGCACGGCCTCAGGAACGCAGTGACCGAGTTCCCGGACAAGGTGGGTCTGGAGTGGCAGGATACTAGGCAGGGAGGGCTGGGTAGGAAGCTCCTGGTTTCCCTTCTCTACCACCCATGGCTCCTGTGGAGCAGACTGGGATGTAGGCTGACTTGCCCATACTGTGGTTCCATTCAGGCTGACAGAGCGTTGCTCACCGAGTGGCGTCCAACCACTTCTCTGCAGGTCAGGAAGAAACGAGACCAGATCCTGGGGTGCTTTGTCTGCGCCGTGTGTGAATGCTGCGACCCCCGCGCCGTTCTGGATGCCATGGAAGGGCTCTGCTGGATGCTGCGGGACCCCAAGGCGTCTCTGAAGGCGCACGTCGCCGTCCCGCTGGCCCTGCAGGCGAGAACGTTCTTTGAGGATGTAAGTACCAAGCAGGGCAGGCCCCATGGCGATATAGGGCCCCCCACAGGGGAAGATGTTCAGGACCTGCCCTCACGCAGAGGGGGCTCAGTGTCCGATGCAGGCATGTTCCTGGACTTGTGGGGCAGCTCAGCTCCTCTGCCCGGGGGGGCAGGGATAGAATCATTCTTGGGCTGTGGGCCCACAATTGTTCgacagccctggggcccagcaggaAGGAGGGGAGTTTGCAGAGAATTGTCCTGTCATTTGAATTAGCTGACACCTCTCCAGGCTGATTCCCAAAGCATGTGAGGACCTGAGCCTGTCCCCCTAACCACCCTGCCCCCCATGTCCGCAGGAGAACAGCGGCCTGAGGCGGGCCTCCATGGAGCTCTTTGGCCACCTCAGCAAATTTGTTTGCAAGAAGTCATCCCTCTTTAGGGCTGAGGTGGAGGAGAGCATGGGGACGCTACTCATCCACCTACAGGACGGGGACCCCCAGGTGGCTCAGGTGAGTTCAGCTGAGGGCTCATAGGgtcaggggtggctgggggcattATAACAACATGGCAAGTGTGGTGCAAACTCCACCCTTCAAGCCCCAGATCTCCTCAGTGCTGACCTATGGCACCCAGGAGAGGGACCCCCCCACTAGTAcagcactcccccaccccacacagagctctgccagcCATCAGATTGTAGCTGTGGGGTAGATTTGTGgggttcccttctcctcctccattccccacaggcacctccagcctccctgcccagccagaCTCTCCACAGCTTTGGCTCCATTTTACAGCCTTCCCTGTTTAGTGGCCAGGCCCAGGTCTATCTGTGGCCCCTAGCAAGTGACCTGACCCAAGAAGGGCCTCAGGGAAGGCAGGTCGCTGGGGCCGGCTGGCTCTCCattgctgctgccctgccctcacttGTGTGCTAGCTCCTGTCTGGGAATGACCAGCCTTCTGTAGCAATCCTCCCCTGCCCCGCTGAGTAGCAGCCCCCAATAGTgcctgggagtgaggggaggccAAGTACATTGGTCACCGGGCGTTGCTGTTCACGGTCCATTAGGGACCCACAGGGAATAGCCCCTTCTCTGCTCCAGGACTGTCCCTCCCCGGAAACGCTTCCACTCTGCCAGATACGTTAACTgagtggaagatttcctaccacccaggagaatcctgtagaaccgaggcagaacaatgtaattcggattggtttagccacgcagcaggcatgctgtgaggtgcagggattacaagtctgggtggtgaagcttgctGTGATCCCGCGTTatggggtctgggcaaagaggtagggaaatagggttggctaccgacaggggtagcaatctggtgtaccagtgctgcctgggttacGCTGGAGCAATCATGATTAGGTGCGCTccgtccctgcggagttttagcaggaccctgtgaaccagcgggaacggtgggaaATCGTACAGCcgatggctcatccacggcatcagaaaacccCTCCAAGACTGGGGAGAGGCTTTGGAATgaggagaacttctctctcttttcgctCTCGCGGGAGcgaagagggctatgcggggaaagacccacttccgaaaaacggaatggataatgtccagaggaaacgaccacttgtgagacaggaaggatctgctgaggcgatccgccagctgaaacacctggtatacaaggcagactgctctcagctctcggacattgatgtgtaaggccagctcttgagctgaccgaaggccgtgagtgcgaaactgacccaggtgagcacccagccgagagatggggtgtctgaCATGAGGGTCCCCGAGGGGTTAATGGAACAGCCTAGGATGGtcagggggaacgagacgaccaggagtatgctatctctgcccgggtggtacaccaaggtgagccacgattgaagtggacggaggcgaagcctggcatgtttggaaacaaacgtgtagacagccatgtgactcaggaaacctaggcaagtgcgagccaaagttgtcgggaaggtccgtagaccgtgtacaattgttaccattgcatgaaaccgaggctgaggtaagcaggctctggtgagactggagtccaggatggccccaatgaattctattccctgtgtgggaaccagagtggactTTACTATGGATCATCAGACCTAAACACAGGAACaggtccgtgtcgatgcccacatgaccgGTAACTTGGGCccggaggtccctcgaatgagccaattgtctagatacggagaacgtgtatccgacggtggcgaagagaggcggcgactacagccatgcactttgaatacacttgggctgtatagaggccaaccaggagggccgtatactggaaATGACAGTAGGCCCCCAACcgggggtaccttctgtgtggaagagaaatggcgacgtgaaaatacgcgcccttcatatcgagggcggcatacagtctccgggatccaaggatgggatgacg harbors:
- the LOC120396369 gene encoding protein maestro-like isoform X1 gives rise to the protein MGNEPKAMWKQVVKAMLQRTEDSNIHIRGRGLHGLRNAVTEFPDKADRALLTEWRPTTSLQVRKKRDQILGCFVCAVCECCDPRAVLDAMEGLCWMLRDPKASLKAHVAVPLALQARTFFEDENSGLRRASMELFGHLSKFVCKKSSLFRAEVEESMGTLLIHLQDGDPQVAQVSSAEGS
- the LOC120396369 gene encoding protein maestro-like isoform X2, coding for MGNEPKAMWKQVVKAMLQRTEDSNIHIRGRGLHGLRNAVTEFPDKVRKKRDQILGCFVCAVCECCDPRAVLDAMEGLCWMLRDPKASLKAHVAVPLALQARTFFEDENSGLRRASMELFGHLSKFVCKKSSLFRAEVEESMGTLLIHLQDGDPQVAQVSSAEGS